Genomic DNA from Candidatus Binatia bacterium:
GACGATACGTGAAGATCGCGAACGCGCCGACCGCCAGCAGCGTCACCGGTACGCCCAACTTGAAGTAATTGACGCCCAAGATCGCGGCCGTCACGAAGAACGCGTCGTAGAATCCACGCAGCGACTTCTTCCCGATCTTGAACCACGTCGCCGCGATCATCCCGGTCGCGGCGGCGGCGACGCCGCGGAGCGCGGCGCTCGCCAGCGGCCGCGCCTGCGAGTGGCTGTAGACGAGCCCGGCCGCAACCATGAAGAAAAAGGCCGGAATGCACATGCCGAGCAGCGCGAGCGTCGCTCCGAACCAGCCGCCGAGCCGGTCGCCCGCGAGGATCGCGATGTTCGTCGCGTTGAGACCCGGCAGCGTGTTGCTGATCGACGTGATCTCGAGAAACTCGACGTCGTCGAACCACTTCTTCTTGCGGACGAGCGAGTCGCGCAGATAAGCGACGACGCCGCCTCCGAAGCTGACGGCGCCGATCGTCAAGAACGTGAGAAAGATGTCGAGTTTCGACGCCTTACTCATGGCTCTGCGGCGGATTTCCTTTCATTCGATAGACGAGGCCGGTCTTCGTCGTTCCGAGATAGAGCCAACCGGTCGCGATCAACTGCAACTTGATGTAGAGCTCCTCGACGCGCTGCTTCGCCATCTCTTGCACGTCCTCTCTGCGGTCGAACTTCGTCTGGTAGGCGAACTCGCCGCACATCACCTTGTGGTCGCCGAGCGACCGCCACAGCGAGATGTTGCACTTCGCCGCCAAACCTTTGCCGAATTCGAGCGTGCCGAGA
This window encodes:
- a CDS encoding chromate transporter, with the protein product MSKASKLDIFLTFLTIGAVSFGGGVVAYLRDSLVRKKKWFDDVEFLEITSISNTLPGLNATNIAILAGDRLGGWFGATLALLGMCIPAFFFMVAAGLVYSHSQARPLASAALRGVAAAATGMIAATWFKIGKKSLRGFYDAFFVTAAILGVNYFKLGVPVTLLAVGAFAIFTYRPHVVPEKPAEEQEEWIKSLH